From the Leucobacter tenebrionis genome, one window contains:
- a CDS encoding bifunctional [glutamine synthetase] adenylyltransferase/[glutamine synthetase]-adenylyl-L-tyrosine phosphorylase produces the protein MAEQTVLRLADVARAGFQDLSEAREELHALGRSLDAPVDALLRAFARAADPDAALIRVRHLAESHPERMRDLEPRHLHRLCLLVGASPALGDFFARRPERLAEILDAGGRVIEAEEARFELLDAVQGGEDGGPLAAEAGWNALRVRYRELLSELMLFDLRHGRKGRAPEVFERVATSLSALAGAAIEASLAVARASLAAGCSGPAVSDERIAAARLAVVAMGKCGAEELNVVSDVDVVFIVASTDDEVLGDDALIRVGTRLASETMRGIHDPALEPPLWQLDANLRPEGRHGALVRTLGSMLNYYERWAKAWEFQALLKARPLAGDIRLGGEFVERTRDMVWASSSREDFVGSVQRMRQRVTEHIADGELEVQLKLGPGGLRDIEFSVQLLQLVHGQYDDRLHLRGTLPALRALVDGGYVARSDGERLAADYRFLRVLEHRLQLRELRRTALMPTDEEGLRVLARATGLAETGEVLLQTWERTKREVRELHLKIFYAPLLSAVASLPEEELVLGSDEARARLVSIGFRDPDGAMRHLAALTRGTSRRARIQRNLMPVLLQWFAEGTDPDYGLLAFRRVSEANSETPWYLRLLRDGTEAAERLTRVLSCSRFAAELLESLPESVAWLERDEQLRPMSRAQLFAEMRSLSSRRPGAEAAATTLRTVHRREVLRLAMGRITGVIDDAEVAMGLDAAHTALLDALLTAIRIDAAAKWEGDPIELAIIGMGRYGGGELGFASDIDVVAVFRAPDTVAPDRASREAVRLISELRRLVSDPRFPVDLDFDLRPEGKNGPLARSLDAYRAYYRRWSVTWEAQALLRARAVAGDEGLGADFIDMADEVRYPASFGENEVREVRRIKARVEAERLPQGADRRRHLKLGPGGISDVEWLVQLLQMRAGAQHGELRTVSTLRALEAASTLEMLDPGDVEHLADSWRFASRVRSALKLWTGRASDSLPVDRNDLEGIAGVLDLPRGRTFELEERWFAVSRRARAVFEREFFGYSDDDVRYPLP, from the coding sequence GTGGCCGAGCAGACGGTGCTGCGTCTCGCCGATGTGGCGCGCGCCGGGTTCCAGGACCTCTCCGAAGCGCGCGAGGAGCTGCACGCGCTCGGCCGCAGCCTCGACGCGCCCGTCGATGCGCTGCTGCGGGCGTTCGCCCGCGCAGCGGACCCAGACGCCGCGCTGATCCGGGTGAGGCATCTCGCCGAGTCCCACCCTGAGCGGATGCGGGATCTCGAGCCGCGGCATCTCCACAGACTCTGCCTGCTCGTCGGCGCCTCGCCGGCCCTCGGCGACTTCTTCGCGCGGCGCCCCGAACGACTCGCCGAGATCCTCGACGCAGGCGGCCGAGTGATCGAGGCCGAAGAGGCCCGCTTCGAACTGCTCGATGCCGTGCAGGGCGGGGAGGACGGCGGACCGCTCGCCGCGGAAGCCGGGTGGAACGCACTGCGCGTGCGCTACCGGGAGCTGCTCTCCGAACTGATGCTCTTCGATCTCCGGCACGGGCGGAAGGGCCGGGCGCCCGAGGTCTTCGAGCGGGTCGCGACCTCGCTCTCGGCGCTCGCGGGCGCGGCGATTGAGGCATCGCTCGCCGTCGCGCGCGCGAGCCTCGCCGCCGGCTGCTCGGGCCCCGCCGTGAGCGACGAGCGCATCGCGGCCGCCCGTCTGGCAGTGGTCGCCATGGGCAAGTGCGGCGCCGAGGAGCTCAATGTGGTCTCCGACGTCGACGTCGTGTTCATCGTCGCCAGCACGGACGACGAGGTACTCGGAGACGACGCGCTGATCCGCGTCGGCACGAGACTCGCGAGCGAGACGATGCGGGGCATCCACGATCCCGCCCTCGAACCCCCGCTCTGGCAGCTCGACGCGAACCTCCGCCCCGAAGGCCGCCACGGCGCACTCGTGCGCACGCTCGGCTCCATGCTCAACTACTACGAGCGCTGGGCCAAGGCGTGGGAGTTCCAGGCCCTGCTCAAGGCGCGCCCGCTCGCGGGCGATATCCGCCTAGGGGGCGAGTTCGTCGAGCGAACGCGCGACATGGTGTGGGCGTCGTCGTCGCGCGAGGACTTCGTCGGATCGGTGCAGCGCATGAGGCAGCGCGTGACCGAGCACATCGCCGACGGGGAGCTCGAGGTGCAGCTCAAACTCGGCCCCGGCGGGCTTCGCGATATCGAGTTCAGCGTGCAGCTGCTGCAGCTCGTTCACGGCCAGTACGACGATCGCCTGCATCTGCGCGGCACGCTGCCCGCTCTGCGCGCGCTCGTCGACGGAGGCTACGTGGCGCGCAGCGACGGCGAGCGGCTCGCTGCCGACTACCGGTTCCTGCGTGTGCTCGAGCACCGGCTGCAACTGCGCGAGCTGCGCCGCACGGCCCTCATGCCCACCGATGAGGAGGGGTTGCGCGTGCTCGCGCGCGCAACGGGCCTCGCCGAGACGGGCGAGGTGCTGCTGCAGACGTGGGAGCGCACCAAGCGCGAGGTGCGCGAGCTACACCTCAAGATCTTCTACGCCCCGCTGCTCAGCGCCGTCGCCTCGCTGCCCGAAGAGGAGCTCGTGCTCGGCAGCGACGAGGCGCGCGCCCGGTTGGTCAGCATCGGCTTCCGCGACCCCGACGGGGCGATGCGGCATCTCGCCGCCCTCACGCGCGGCACGTCGCGACGCGCGCGGATCCAGCGCAATCTCATGCCCGTGCTGCTGCAGTGGTTCGCCGAGGGCACCGATCCCGACTACGGCCTGCTGGCCTTCAGACGCGTCAGCGAAGCCAACAGCGAGACCCCGTGGTACCTGCGGCTGCTGCGAGACGGCACCGAGGCCGCCGAACGGCTCACGAGAGTGCTGTCCTGCTCGCGGTTCGCGGCCGAGCTGCTCGAATCGCTTCCCGAATCCGTGGCGTGGCTCGAACGCGACGAGCAGCTGCGCCCGATGAGCCGCGCGCAGCTGTTCGCCGAGATGCGATCCCTCTCCTCCCGCCGCCCCGGCGCCGAGGCGGCGGCCACCACTCTGCGCACCGTTCACCGCAGGGAGGTGCTGCGCCTCGCCATGGGCCGCATCACCGGCGTCATCGACGATGCCGAGGTCGCGATGGGCCTCGACGCAGCCCACACCGCGCTTCTCGACGCGCTGCTCACGGCCATCCGCATCGATGCGGCGGCGAAGTGGGAGGGCGACCCGATCGAGCTCGCGATCATCGGCATGGGGCGCTACGGCGGGGGAGAGCTGGGATTCGCCTCGGATATCGATGTGGTCGCGGTGTTTCGCGCGCCCGACACGGTGGCTCCGGATCGCGCCTCGCGTGAGGCGGTGCGGCTCATCTCGGAGCTCCGGCGCCTCGTATCGGATCCGCGATTCCCCGTCGACCTCGACTTCGACCTGCGCCCCGAGGGCAAGAACGGCCCGCTCGCGCGCAGCCTCGACGCCTACCGCGCGTATTACCGCCGCTGGTCGGTTACGTGGGAGGCGCAGGCGCTGCTGCGTGCGAGGGCCGTCGCCGGCGATGAGGGCCTCGGCGCCGACTTCATCGACATGGCCGATGAGGTCCGCTATCCCGCGAGCTTCGGAGAGAACGAGGTACGCGAGGTACGCAGGATCAAAGCGCGGGTCGAGGCCGAACGGCTGCCGCAGGGAGCCGATCGCAGACGCCACCTCAAGCTCGGCCCAGGGGGAATCAGCGACGTGGAGTGGCTGGTGCAGCTGCTGCAGATGCGGGCGGGGGCGCAGCACGGCGAGTTGCGCACCGTGTCGACCCTCCGCGCGCTCGAGGCCGCGAGCACGCTCGAGATGCTCGACCCGGGCGATGTCGAGCATCTCGCAGACTCCTGGCGCTTCGCGAGCCGCGTGCGCTCGGCTCTGAAGCTGTGGACCGGACGTGCCTCCGATTCGCTGCCGGTCGATCGCAACGACCTGGAGGGCATCGCGGGCGTGCTCGACCTGCCCCGTGGGCGCACCTTCGAGCTGGAAGAGCGGTGGTTCGCGGTCTCCCGACGCGCGCGTGCGGTGTTCGAGCGGGAGTTCTTCGGGTACTCGGACGACGACGTTCGCTACCCGCTTCCCTGA
- the glnA gene encoding type I glutamate--ammonia ligase: MSKQRDFVLRTIEERGVKFVRLWFSDVSGTLKSVALAPAEVEGAFSEGIGFDGSAIEGLTRAYESDLLAVPDPSTFQLLPWRSMSAPTARMFCDIRTPNDEPAVADPRNVLKRTLAQAAEQGFTFYTHPEIEFYLLKSAQYGPEGPVPVDRAGYFDNVPGGTAHDFRRESVAMLEELGISVEFSHHEAGPGQNEIDLRYADALTTADNIMTFRTVVKEVAIAQGVHATFMPKPLVGHPGSGMHTHLSLFEGDTNAFYDPAARYQLSQTGRRFVAGLLRHAPEITAVTNQYINSYKRLWGGDEAPSFVSWGHNNRSALVRVPMYKPGKGGAARVEYRGMDSAVNPYLGFSVLLAAGLKGIRDEYELPPEAENNVWALSDGERRAMGFDPLPTSLDHALAVMERSELVAETLGEQVFAYFIRDKRREVSEYRAQVTPYELGSMLDTI; encoded by the coding sequence GTGAGCAAGCAGCGCGATTTTGTTCTTCGCACCATCGAAGAGCGGGGCGTGAAATTCGTACGCCTGTGGTTCAGCGATGTCTCCGGCACGTTGAAATCCGTGGCGCTCGCACCGGCCGAGGTCGAGGGCGCGTTCAGCGAGGGCATCGGCTTCGACGGCTCCGCGATCGAGGGGCTGACTCGCGCGTATGAGTCCGATCTGCTCGCGGTGCCGGATCCCTCGACCTTCCAGCTGCTGCCGTGGCGCAGCATGTCGGCGCCGACGGCCCGCATGTTCTGCGATATCCGCACCCCCAACGACGAGCCCGCGGTCGCTGATCCCCGTAACGTGCTGAAGCGCACGCTCGCGCAGGCTGCGGAACAGGGATTCACGTTCTACACGCACCCCGAGATCGAGTTCTACCTGCTGAAGTCCGCACAGTACGGGCCGGAGGGGCCCGTGCCGGTCGACCGCGCCGGGTACTTCGACAATGTTCCGGGGGGCACGGCGCATGATTTCCGGCGCGAGAGCGTGGCCATGCTCGAAGAGCTCGGAATCTCCGTCGAGTTCAGCCACCACGAGGCCGGCCCCGGCCAGAACGAGATCGACCTTCGCTACGCGGACGCGCTCACGACGGCCGACAACATCATGACGTTCCGCACGGTCGTGAAGGAGGTGGCGATCGCCCAGGGCGTGCACGCCACCTTCATGCCGAAGCCCCTCGTCGGCCATCCGGGATCCGGTATGCACACGCACCTCTCGCTCTTCGAGGGCGATACCAACGCCTTCTACGATCCGGCCGCCCGCTACCAGCTCTCGCAGACGGGGCGACGCTTCGTCGCCGGCCTGCTGCGCCACGCGCCCGAGATCACGGCCGTCACCAACCAGTACATCAACTCGTACAAGCGACTCTGGGGCGGTGACGAGGCGCCGTCGTTCGTGAGCTGGGGCCACAACAACCGCTCGGCGCTCGTGCGCGTTCCCATGTACAAGCCGGGCAAGGGCGGCGCCGCACGCGTCGAGTACCGCGGCATGGACAGCGCGGTGAATCCCTACCTCGGTTTCTCGGTGCTGCTCGCCGCCGGCCTCAAGGGCATCCGCGACGAGTACGAGCTGCCGCCCGAGGCCGAGAACAACGTGTGGGCGCTGAGCGACGGCGAGCGACGGGCGATGGGCTTCGACCCGCTGCCGACGAGCCTCGACCACGCGCTCGCGGTCATGGAGCGCTCCGAGCTCGTCGCAGAGACGCTCGGAGAGCAGGTCTTCGCGTACTTCATCCGTGACAAGCGGCGCGAGGTCAGCGAGTACCGGGCACAGGTCACCCCCTACGAGCTCGGCTCGATGCTCGACACGATCTGA
- a CDS encoding methionine aminopeptidase codes for MSKRDWGVEDPEETYWYNTRTGQVEEGPQSLGIDRIGPFKTREEAANGPAKLQERAKEWAEEEAQEDS; via the coding sequence ATGAGCAAGCGCGACTGGGGAGTCGAAGACCCCGAGGAGACGTACTGGTACAACACCCGCACCGGGCAGGTCGAGGAGGGCCCCCAGTCGCTCGGCATCGACCGCATCGGGCCGTTCAAGACCCGCGAGGAGGCGGCGAACGGGCCCGCGAAGCTGCAGGAGCGCGCGAAGGAGTGGGCCGAGGAGGAGGCGCAGGAGGATTCCTGA
- the map gene encoding type I methionyl aminopeptidase, protein MPFDAHGHLIPGSVPPQRTVPQHIARPPYVGLAVPPAYTGDNTYSEDEIGRIRAAGRIASRALDAVGEAVRPGVTTAELDRVAHEFVVSQGAYPSTLGYRGYRASSCTSVNEVICHGIPDDTVLRDGDLVNVDITAYLDGFHGDTNRTFRVGRVSEDVDLLIERTHEAMMRGIKAAKPGRQVNVIGRVIETYAKRFGYGVVRDFTGHGVGASFHSGLIIPHYDSAPAYGDVIKPNMVFTVEPMLTLGSHEWDQWDDGWTVTTRDKSITAQFEHTIVVREDGFELLTVSD, encoded by the coding sequence ATGCCCTTCGACGCACACGGACATTTGATCCCGGGCTCGGTTCCCCCACAGCGAACCGTCCCCCAGCACATCGCACGGCCGCCCTACGTCGGGCTCGCGGTGCCTCCCGCCTATACGGGAGACAACACCTACTCCGAGGACGAGATCGGTCGCATCAGAGCGGCGGGACGGATCGCCTCGCGCGCGCTCGACGCCGTCGGGGAGGCGGTGCGCCCCGGCGTGACGACGGCGGAGCTCGATCGGGTGGCCCATGAGTTCGTCGTCTCTCAGGGCGCCTACCCGTCGACGCTCGGTTACCGCGGTTACCGGGCCTCCTCGTGCACCTCCGTGAACGAAGTCATCTGCCACGGGATTCCCGACGACACCGTTCTCCGCGACGGGGATCTCGTGAACGTCGACATCACGGCCTACCTCGACGGCTTCCACGGCGACACCAATCGCACGTTCCGGGTGGGGCGGGTTTCGGAGGACGTCGACCTGCTCATCGAGCGCACGCACGAGGCGATGATGCGGGGCATCAAGGCCGCGAAGCCGGGCCGCCAGGTCAACGTGATCGGCCGCGTGATCGAGACGTACGCCAAGCGCTTCGGCTACGGGGTGGTGCGCGACTTCACCGGCCACGGCGTCGGCGCCTCGTTCCACTCGGGGCTCATCATCCCGCACTACGACTCCGCTCCGGCCTACGGCGACGTGATCAAGCCGAACATGGTGTTCACGGTCGAACCCATGCTGACGCTGGGCTCGCACGAGTGGGATCAGTGGGATGACGGCTGGACCGTCACCACGCGCGACAAGAGCATCACCGCGCAGTTCGAGCACACGATCGTGGTGCGCGAGGACGGGTTCGAGCTGCTCACCGTGTCGGACTGA